The Candidatus Latescibacter sp. DNA window AAATTCTTCCCTTTTCCCCAATATCCCAATTTATTATTCCGCATAGCTGTGAGAGAGGTTGAAGCATGGCTTCTTGCCGACATCAAAGGTTTTTCTTCCTATTTGGGAATATCAGCAAAGAAGATTCCATCTCAGGTGGAAACAATCATGAATCCCAAAGAATATCTTATAAATCTGGCCCGAAAATCAAGAAAAAGAGATATAAAGAACGATATTGTTCCATACAAGAACTCTACAGCCAAACAGGGAAGAAATTATAATAACCGGCTTATAGATTTTGTTAACAATTTCTGGGATATGAAAAAAGCAACGGAAAACTCTGATAGTTTACTGAGAGCTTTTTTAGCCATACAAAAATTCATCCCTCTCGAAAGAACCACATGAACCCGCTCATAGAACTCTTGAACATTTCTCTTGCCCGCAGCGGCCGTGTCATACTCGATGATGTTTCCCTCACAATCCGCCATGGGGAACACTGGGCGCTGCTCGGCCCGAACGGGAGCGGCAAGACCACTCTCCTCAACATCATCACCGCCTATCTCTGGCCGATGAACGGTACTGTTAACGTCTTCGGAGACCAGTATGGAACCGTTGATATCCGTGAGAAACGAAAGCTCATCGGTATGGTATCCAGCGCCTTTTTCGAGCGGGTGCCGGCCCGGGAAACCCTCACCGATGTGGTACTTTCCGGAAGGTTCGCCAGCATGGGCATTTATGACGAAATCAGCGAAGCAGACCGTGAGCGCGCCAGGGAGATTATTGCTTTCCTCGACTGTGGAAGCATAGCCGACAGCCCGTACGGAGTTCTCTCATTCGGGGAGCGTCAGCGCGCCCTCATCGGCCGTGCGCTCATGCCCGAACCGCGCCTCCTTATCCTGGACGAGCCCTGCGAGGGGCTGGACATTCATGCCCGTGAAACAGTTCTGAACCGTCTCAACCGTATCACGGAATCGCCGGAAGGCCCTTCCCTCCTCATGGTAACCCACCGGGTGGAGGAAATTCCCCCCGGCATCAGCCATGCGCTCGTGCTCAAGGATGGCCGCGTTCTGGTTTCCGGCGTGAAACGCGAGACCATCACCTCTGATTATCTCTCCTATGCCATGGGGATACCCATCGAGGTTCTGCACAAAAACGGCCGTCTTTTTGCGGTGGTAGAATAAAAAGAATATTGTCTGAACCGCGGATGGTCAGGATATATGGATGGACGGGATAGAAGAATGTCTGAACCACTGATTCGCATGATAAAACTGATAAATGATGATAAAAAAAGGCACAGTATTAGGCGCCGCGCCCTTATCCTTTCTATCCCTCAATCCTGACCATCCGCGGTTCAGACAATCTTTTCTTTGCGCCGTGTATTTTTATTTAATTTCTTTCACAAAGATGTTCCGGAAGAAAACCGTCGACCCGGCGTCGTGATTTTGAAGACCGATATAACCTTCCCCGGAGAGATCCCTTATCTTGCCGCGCGGCTCCGCGTTCCAGTCGAGCACCGGGCGGCCGTTCAACTCGACA harbors:
- a CDS encoding ABC transporter ATP-binding protein, which encodes MNPLIELLNISLARSGRVILDDVSLTIRHGEHWALLGPNGSGKTTLLNIITAYLWPMNGTVNVFGDQYGTVDIREKRKLIGMVSSAFFERVPARETLTDVVLSGRFASMGIYDEISEADRERAREIIAFLDCGSIADSPYGVLSFGERQRALIGRALMPEPRLLILDEPCEGLDIHARETVLNRLNRITESPEGPSLLMVTHRVEEIPPGISHALVLKDGRVLVSGVKRETITSDYLSYAMGIPIEVLHKNGRLFAVVE